From the Pseudomonas sp. VD-NE ins genome, the window CAGCCTCTTGCTTGCCGTCTGTATTAGTGTCCTTAAACTCAACCACAACTGAATAGCTCATGTGATTTGCTCCATGCCTGCGCAATATCGAGATTTGAATTGCGTCACTTTGGACAGTAAGGCAGACCGCAAATACCGGCTACTGTCAGAGTTGACAGGTGTATGCATATACAGTGCTGTGGTCGGAGCGTGGCTGAATCTTTATCGGCTGTTCGGATATACACCAGTTCAGCTCCGGCAGTAGTCGAGGTTTTCCCAGGTACCGCTGATACAGCACAAAAAACTCATGCTGCATCAACGCGCCAGGCACTCCAACAGTCAGTTATGCGTGGTGACCTGTCCCAGGTCATCTCCGGAAGTGGTCTGCATATCGTTCTTGCGCAGGCTCGCGACATCAGCAGCCTTCACCGGCGCGCCTTTGTTGCCCCAACTGCCACGGATGAAACTCACCACATCCGCCACTTCCTGATCCGACAGTCGCCAGGCGAAACCGGGCATGGTGAAGGTCGACGGTGCCGTGTGCGTAGCTGGCAACGTACCGCCCTTGAGCACGATGTGAATGAGCGAGGTCGGATCCTCCGATTGCAGCACCGGATTGCCGGCCAGCGCCGGGAATACCCGGGTGTAACCGTGGCCGTCAGTGCGGTGGCACGCCGCGCAGTTGTCGATGTACACCGCAGCGCCACGCTGACTGTCATCCCCGTTCCACAGCGCCTTGGCGGCTTTTTCATCGTACTGATGTGGTTGATCGTTCGGATCACTGGCCGGCAGCGACTTGAGGTAGCGGGCGATGGCGGTCAGGTCGGCGTCGGTCATGTATTGCATGCTGTGGGTGACCACATCGCTCATGCCGCCGAACACCGCGCTGCGGTCGCTGCGACCGGTCTTGAGGAATTGCACCAGTTGCTCCTCGCTCCAGCTGCCGAGGCCGTCCTTGTGATCGCCGCGCAGGCTCTTGGCGATCCAGCCTTCCAGCGGCGCACTGCCGGCGAGGAAGTTGCTGCCATCGGCCGCGCTCAGGGATTTTTCCTGCATGGTCAGCGCGCGCGGGGTGTGACAGGCGCCGCAGTGGCCGAGGCCTTCGACCAGATACGCGCCACGGCTGATGACGGCATCGTCACCGACTGCCTTGTAGTCCTCGACCTTCGGCGCAAACATCCAGCGCCAGCCCATCAACGGCCAGCGCATGCTCAACGGCCAGGGAATGTCGCTAGCCTTGTTTTCCTGCGCCACCGGTTCTACGCCGTGCATGAAGTACGCGTACAGCGCCTGCATGTCGGTTTGGCTGACACGCGCATAGGACGGGTACGGCATCGCCGGGTACAACGTACTACCGTTTTTGGCGACGCCATGACGCACAGCCTGATCGAAATCCTCGAAGCTGTATTCACCGACGCCGGTCTTGTCTGGGGTGATGTTGGTCGAGTAGATCGTGCCGATCGGGGTTTCCATCGGCAGGCCACCGGCGAACGGTTTGCCGCCCTTGGCGGTGTGGCAAGCCACGCAGTCACCGGCGCGGGCGAGGTATTCGCCTTGTTTGATCAAGGCTTGATCAACGTCGGCCGCATGAATGGAGGCACTGCCGAGCAGCGCCAGGGTCGCGATAACGAGATTTTTCATGGTCATCGCTCCTTAAGCCTGAACCAGCGGGCCGGGGTTTTTCAGGTATTGCTCGCGGATCGCCTTCGCCGACCAGTAGGTCAGTGCGGCAACCAGGCCCGTCGGGTTGTAACCCAAGCCTTGCGGGAATGCCGAGGCACCCGGAACGAAAACGTTGTGCACGTCCCAGCTCTGCAAGTAGCGGTTCAGCGCGCTCTTCTTTGGATCGGTGCCCATGATCGCGCCACCGTTAAGGTGGGTGGTCTGGTACGACGCCGTATTGAAGTGATCGCCGACTTTCTTGCCGATCACGGCAATCGCTTTCGGCCCCATCGCTTCAGCGACCTTGCCCATTTTCTCGACCATGAAGCGGTTCATCTTGATGTCGTTTTCCTGCCAATCAAAGGTCATCCGCAGCAGCGGCAAACCGTAGGCATCGCGGTACACCGGATCGAGATCGAGGTAGTTGCCCCGGTAGGACTGATGCGCGCCGTGGGCGTCCATCGACACCTGGTGGGTGTAGTAATCGGCGGTCGCGCGTTTCCAGTCACTGCCCCAGGCCGGGGTGCCCGGCGGGTTCGAGGTGCCTGCAATCGGCCGGCTGCCGGCCTGGTTGACCCACATTGGCGAGCCGCCGACGAAGCCGTGCGGGCCGTGGTCGAAGTTGTCGGCGTTGAAATCGTCCAGCGCCACGCCGTTGCCGCCGGCGCCGATGAAGTTGTTGGTGTGGGTGTCCTTGTCGAAGAACGCCTTGATGGTCGCCATGTTCTGGTAGGCAAAGTTACGCCCGACCACGCCCTCGCCCGTGATCGGGTCGTATGGCTTGCCGATCCCGGAGAGCAGCATCAAGCGCACGTTGTGCAACTGAAACGCGCCGAGGATCACCAGATCCGCCGGTTGCTCGATCTCGCGGCCCTGAGCGTCGATGTAGGTGACGCCAGTGGCTTTGCTTTTCGTACTGTCGAGGTTGATGCGCAGCACGTGGGCGTTGGCGCGCAGCTCGAAATTCGGCAGCGGTTTCAACGCCGGCAGAATGTTCACGTTTGGCGAAGCCTTGGAATACATGTAGCAGACATAACCGCTGCAGAAACCGCAGAAGTTGCACGGACCCATCTGCGCGCCGTAAGGGTTGGTGTACGGCCCCGACGTATTCGCGGACGGCAGGTTGTAGGGTTTGTAACCGACTTCCGTAGCCGCTTTGCCGAACAGCTGTGCAGACACCGTGTTCTTCTGCGCTTCCAGCGGGAACGGGTTGGAGCGATCCGGGGCGTAGGGGTTGCCGCCCTTGCCCTGACCGACCAGTTGGCCTTTCACGGTCCAGGCCTGGCCCGAGGTGCCGAAGACCTTTTCGGCGAAATCGAAGAATGGCTCCAGCTCTTCATAGCTGACGCCGAAGTCCTGAATGGTCATGTCCTTGGGGATAAAGCTTTTGCCGTAGCGCTCTTCGTAGTGGCTGCGCATGCGCAACTCGATCGGGTCGACCCGGAAGTGCACGCCCGACCAGTGCAAACCGGCGCCGCCAACACCATTGCCCGGCAGGAACGCGCCCAACTGGCGGTTCGGCAGAGCAATGTCGTTGACGCTGTGACGGATGGTGACGGTTTCTTTCGAGATGTCCTGAAAGAGTTTTTTGCGCACGCTGTAGGTGAGTTCGTCGATCACCTGCGGATAGTTGCCGTCGGGGTAAGTGTCCTGCATCGGCCCGCGCTCCAGCGCCAGGACGTTGAGGCCCGCTTCGGTCAATTCCTTGGCCATGATCGCGCCGGTCCAGCCGAAACCGACGATAACCGCGTCAACCTTCTTCATTACCGTTGCCATGCTTACGCCCTCTCGCCGCGAATCGAAACTGCCGGGAAGGGGTATTGCTCGTTGCGTTCCACCCAATCCATGAAATCGGCGCGGGCGCCGGGGAAGCCGATCATGGTCCAGCCGACCATGCCTTTGTTGCCGCCGTGGATCGGGTCGCAGAAGAACCCTTCCTTGGTGTTTTGCAGCAGCAGGTTGAAGAAAATCTTCGCTGGAACGGCGTCAAACTGAGGTTTGCCGGCTTCGAGTTGCTTGAGCAAATCATCTCGGGTAGCGCTGTCTTGCTCAGCAAATACTTTACCGTTGAGGGATTTTGCCCACTGATCCGTGGCGGCGATGCCGAGGCGATAAATCTCTTTGGGCACCAGTTTGCTCTGCCAGCCCATCTCGGGCGCGGCGTCGGCGTTGAACGGGCCTTGCATGTACCACAGGGCACCGGCGGCATAAGGCGTGTTCATCTGCCGGTCGATGTATTCCGGCACGCCGGCTTCGAGCGCGCCCGGGCCTTGGGCATCGTTGGGGATCAATTGCGCGACGGCGGCATTGATGAACGCCCATTCTTCGGCGGTGAAATAGTTCGGTTGGTAGACGCTGGCGTCAGCACGAACCGGTTGTGGCGCGGGCGCAGCCGGTGCCGCTTCAGGCGCTGCTTGCAGGACGCTGCTGCCCAGACCAGTACCGGCGAGGGTGACCACTGGGATCAGGGTCAGGGATTTGCGCAAAAACTCACGCCGCGGGTTGTCTCGATCTTCATCAGACATTGGGGTGCACCTCATCAGGCATTAGAGGACAGCCGCTTCTGCGAGCGGCTTGAGGATTTTTCGTCGCGACGACAGCGGTCTGACCCAGGAAAAGGGGACGCGCCTGCAACATCATGTGACAAATGGTAGCAGGCTAAGCTTCTCGATGAACCGATTCATCGGAAAAAAACAGCGGTTTTCTGAGTGGCTGTGCATGAAACCGTGCCGATTCACGATTCTTTGACAAGCGCCTCACAGGGCTTTGACCGCGCAACGCCGAAGCTGCGGTTCCTATCACCGATGAACCCCGACACGGTTACCCCAGCATGTCCCGAGTGCGTTTGTTTCCTGCTTTGTGTTTATCGCTTGTTGCGCTGTTGCACTGGCTGCCTGCCCGGGCTGCGGCGACAGCGACGGCCCGTCCCGCTGATTGGGCGCAACCGGTCGAAGTGCAATACAACCTGTTCCAGATGTCGCCGACGCTCTATCGCAGCGCATTGCCGGATGGCGGCGCGGTGCCGTTGCTGAAAAATCTCAAGGTCGCCACGGTGATCAACTTCCTCCCGGAAGCCGACAGCAACTGGTTGTCCGAGCCGGGCATTAATCAGGTGCAACTGCCGTATCGCACCAATCACGTCGACGACGCCGATGTGCTCAAGACCTTGCGGGCTATTCAGGCTGCCGAAGCCAACGGCCCGGTGCTGATGCATTGCAAACACGGTTCCGACCGTACGGGCCTGATGGCGGCGATGTATCGCGTGGTGGTACAGGGCTGGAGCAAAGAGGATGCCTTGAGCGAGATGACCCAGGGCGGATTTGGCGAGAGTGGGCACTTCCGCGACAGCGTGCGCTACGTGATGCAGGCCGATGTCGACAAACTGCGCACGGCGCTGGCCAATGGCGATTGCAGCACCAGCGCGTTCGCTACCTGCTCGATGAAGAGCTGGTTTCAGTCAGTCAATCTGAAGTGAAGACAACCTCCCACCGCATTGCGCGGAGGGAGGTCATGTTGCGACTCAGTCTTCGGTCTTCTTTTTGAGCTTCGGATTCGGGAAGAACTGCACCGCCTGTACCGTCTTGTCTGGCGCGGGTTTGTTCAGCGCGCTGGTGTTGACCCGCGTGCCCAGTTCTTTCGGTACCGACAGACCTTGCTCGTTCAGCGTATCGGAGTAACCGCAAGCCACACATTCACGGTGCGGCACGCTGTCTTCGTTCCACATCATCAACTTGTCCGGCTCGCTGCACGCCGGGCAGACCGCCCCGGCGATAAAACGTTTTTTGGTAATCACAGGCCCCTCACTCATGCTGCCGCGTCCTCACTGAGGCCGCTGTGGCGCAACAGTGCGTCAATCGACGGCTCACGACCACGGAAGTCGACGAACAGCACCATCGGTGCCTGCGAACCGCCGCGCGCCAGAATCGCTTCGCGGAACGCGCGACCGGTTTCAGCGTTGAGCACGCCGTCTTCTTCAAACTTCGAGAAGGCATCCGCCGACAGCACTTCAGCCCACTTGTAGCTGTAGTAACCCGCCGCGTAACCGCCGGCGAAGATGTGCGCGAAGCTGTTCGGGAAGCGGTTATAGGCCGGCGGACGCATCACCGACACCTCGTCACGCACGCCCTCGAGCACTTGCAGCGGACTGCGGCCGTCACCGTGGGTGGCGTGCAATTCGAAGTCGAACAGCGAGAACTCGAGCTGACGGACCATCATCAGGCCGGACTGGAAATTTTTCGCCGCGAGCATTTTTTCCAGCAGATCCTGCGGCAGCGGCTCGCCGCTTTCGTAATGACCGGAAATCAGCGCGAGGCCTTCCGGCTCCCAGCACCAGTTTTCCATGAACTGGCTTGGCAACTCGACCGCATCCCACGCCACGCCGTTGATCCCGGAAACGCCGGCGTGATCCACGCGGGTCAGCAGGTGATGCAGGCCATGGCCGAACTCGTGGAACAGCGTGGTCACTTCATCGTGGGTCAGCAGCGCTGGTTTGCCGCTGTCGGCCGGAGTGAAGTTGCACACCAGATTGGCCACCGGGCTTTGCAGTACGCCATCAACCGTGCGGCGACGGTCGCGGGCGCCGTCCATCCACGCACCGCCACGCTTGTTGGCGCGGGCATAGAGGTCGAAGAAGAAGCGGCCGACGTGCTGACCGTTTTCCTTGATCTCGAACAGGCGCACGTCCGGGTGCCAGGTATCGAAGCCTTTCTGCTCGGCGATTTCGATGCCGTACAGACGCTGGACGATGGCAAACAGGCCGCCCAGCACTTTGTCGATCGGGAAGTAAGCGCGCAGGGTTTCCTGAGCAACGCTGTAGCGTTGTTCACGCAGCTTCTCGCCGTAGAAACCGCTGTCCCAGCTTTGCAGATCGGCGCAGCCCTGTTCGGCGGCGTAGGCGCGTAGCTGTTGCAGATCCTGCGCAGCAAACGGCTTGCTGCGCTTGGCCAGATCGCGCAGGAAGCTCAGCACCTGATCGCTGGAGTCGGCCATTTTGGTGGCCAGGCTCAGCTCGGAGAAGCTGGCAAAACCCAGCAACTTGGCCAGTTCCTGACGCAGGTCGAGGATCTCTTCCATCACCGGGCCGTTGTCGTTCTGACCGGCGTTCGGGCCTTGATCCGAGGCGCGGGTGCAGTAGGCGGCGTAGACTTCTTCACGCAGCGCACGATCTTGCGCGTAGGTCATCACCGCGTAGTAGCTCGGAAATTCCAGGGTGATCAGCCAGCCATCCAGGCCTTTGGCCTGTGCGGCGGCAGCCATTTGCGCCTTGGCCGAATCGGTCAGGCCGGCGAGGGCGGCTTCGTCGGTGACGTGCTTGGTCCACGCCTGCGTGGCGTCGAGCAGTTGATTGGAGAAGCGGCTGCCCAGCTCGGACAGTTTGCTCTGCACTTCGGCGTAGCGCTTCTGTTCGGCTTCCGGCAGGTCGATACCCGACAGACGGAAGTCACGCAGGGCGTGTTCCAGAATAGTCTTTTGCGCCACGTCGAAACCAGCGGCTTCCGGGCTGTTGGCCAGCGCTTCATAAGCCTGGAACAGCTCGCGGTTCTGGCCCATCTCGGTGGAGTAGGCGCTCAGGGCAGGCAGGCACGACTCGTAGGCTTCGCGAAGCTCGGCGCTGTTGCACACGGCGTTGAGGTGGCTGACCGGGCTCCAGGCAGCGCCGAGACGGTCATTGAGTTCGTCCATCGCCAGTACCAGGCCGGCCCAGGTCGGGTTCTGGCCTTGGGTCTTGAGGATTTCGGCGATGGCGGCGCGGTTGTCGGCCAGGATCGTTTCGATGGCGGGCAGGACGTGTTCGGCACGGATCGTGGAGAACGGTGGCAGGTCGTAGGACTGCAGCAGAGGGTTGTTCACGCTCACGGTTGGCACCTTGGCTGGGGAAACATTGCCCCATCTTAATTACAATCGGCATCATCCGCAGCTATCGGCGACAGAGAGAGAAATTATCGTGTCCGTTCGCAAGTACCAGAATCACACCCCCAGCCTGAGCAAAGGCGCATTTGTCGACGCCTCGGCGGTGGTGATCGGCGACGTCGAAATCGGTGAAGACAGCTCGGTCTGGCCGCTGACCGTGATCCGCGGCGACATGCACCGCATCCGCATCGGCGCGCGCACCAGCGTCCAGGACGGCTGCGTGTTGCACATCACCCACGCCGGCCCGTTCAATCCGGACGGCTTCCCGCTGCTGATTGGCGATGACGTGACCATCGCCCACAAAGTCATGCTGCATGGCTGCACCGTCGGCAGCCGCGTGTTGATCGGCATGGGCAGCATCGTCATGGACGGCGCGGTGGTTGAGGACGACGTGATCATCGGCGCCGGCAGCCTGGTGCCGCCGGGCAAGCGCCTTGAAAGCGGCTTCCTTTATGTCGGCAGTCCGGTGAAACAGATCCGTCCGTTGAGCGACAAGGAAAACGCCTTCTTCACCTACAGCGCCGCCAATTACGTGAAGCT encodes:
- a CDS encoding cytochrome c — encoded protein: MKNLVIATLALLGSASIHAADVDQALIKQGEYLARAGDCVACHTAKGGKPFAGGLPMETPIGTIYSTNITPDKTGVGEYSFEDFDQAVRHGVAKNGSTLYPAMPYPSYARVSQTDMQALYAYFMHGVEPVAQENKASDIPWPLSMRWPLMGWRWMFAPKVEDYKAVGDDAVISRGAYLVEGLGHCGACHTPRALTMQEKSLSAADGSNFLAGSAPLEGWIAKSLRGDHKDGLGSWSEEQLVQFLKTGRSDRSAVFGGMSDVVTHSMQYMTDADLTAIARYLKSLPASDPNDQPHQYDEKAAKALWNGDDSQRGAAVYIDNCAACHRTDGHGYTRVFPALAGNPVLQSEDPTSLIHIVLKGGTLPATHTAPSTFTMPGFAWRLSDQEVADVVSFIRGSWGNKGAPVKAADVASLRKNDMQTTSGDDLGQVTTHN
- a CDS encoding GMC family oxidoreductase → MATVMKKVDAVIVGFGWTGAIMAKELTEAGLNVLALERGPMQDTYPDGNYPQVIDELTYSVRKKLFQDISKETVTIRHSVNDIALPNRQLGAFLPGNGVGGAGLHWSGVHFRVDPIELRMRSHYEERYGKSFIPKDMTIQDFGVSYEELEPFFDFAEKVFGTSGQAWTVKGQLVGQGKGGNPYAPDRSNPFPLEAQKNTVSAQLFGKAATEVGYKPYNLPSANTSGPYTNPYGAQMGPCNFCGFCSGYVCYMYSKASPNVNILPALKPLPNFELRANAHVLRINLDSTKSKATGVTYIDAQGREIEQPADLVILGAFQLHNVRLMLLSGIGKPYDPITGEGVVGRNFAYQNMATIKAFFDKDTHTNNFIGAGGNGVALDDFNADNFDHGPHGFVGGSPMWVNQAGSRPIAGTSNPPGTPAWGSDWKRATADYYTHQVSMDAHGAHQSYRGNYLDLDPVYRDAYGLPLLRMTFDWQENDIKMNRFMVEKMGKVAEAMGPKAIAVIGKKVGDHFNTASYQTTHLNGGAIMGTDPKKSALNRYLQSWDVHNVFVPGASAFPQGLGYNPTGLVAALTYWSAKAIREQYLKNPGPLVQA
- a CDS encoding gluconate 2-dehydrogenase subunit 3 family protein; the protein is MSDEDRDNPRREFLRKSLTLIPVVTLAGTGLGSSVLQAAPEAAPAAPAPQPVRADASVYQPNYFTAEEWAFINAAVAQLIPNDAQGPGALEAGVPEYIDRQMNTPYAAGALWYMQGPFNADAAPEMGWQSKLVPKEIYRLGIAATDQWAKSLNGKVFAEQDSATRDDLLKQLEAGKPQFDAVPAKIFFNLLLQNTKEGFFCDPIHGGNKGMVGWTMIGFPGARADFMDWVERNEQYPFPAVSIRGERA
- a CDS encoding dual specificity protein phosphatase family protein yields the protein MSRVRLFPALCLSLVALLHWLPARAAATATARPADWAQPVEVQYNLFQMSPTLYRSALPDGGAVPLLKNLKVATVINFLPEADSNWLSEPGINQVQLPYRTNHVDDADVLKTLRAIQAAEANGPVLMHCKHGSDRTGLMAAMYRVVVQGWSKEDALSEMTQGGFGESGHFRDSVRYVMQADVDKLRTALANGDCSTSAFATCSMKSWFQSVNLK
- a CDS encoding YheV family putative zinc ribbon protein — its product is MSEGPVITKKRFIAGAVCPACSEPDKLMMWNEDSVPHRECVACGYSDTLNEQGLSVPKELGTRVNTSALNKPAPDKTVQAVQFFPNPKLKKKTED
- the prlC gene encoding oligopeptidase A; the encoded protein is MSVNNPLLQSYDLPPFSTIRAEHVLPAIETILADNRAAIAEILKTQGQNPTWAGLVLAMDELNDRLGAAWSPVSHLNAVCNSAELREAYESCLPALSAYSTEMGQNRELFQAYEALANSPEAAGFDVAQKTILEHALRDFRLSGIDLPEAEQKRYAEVQSKLSELGSRFSNQLLDATQAWTKHVTDEAALAGLTDSAKAQMAAAAQAKGLDGWLITLEFPSYYAVMTYAQDRALREEVYAAYCTRASDQGPNAGQNDNGPVMEEILDLRQELAKLLGFASFSELSLATKMADSSDQVLSFLRDLAKRSKPFAAQDLQQLRAYAAEQGCADLQSWDSGFYGEKLREQRYSVAQETLRAYFPIDKVLGGLFAIVQRLYGIEIAEQKGFDTWHPDVRLFEIKENGQHVGRFFFDLYARANKRGGAWMDGARDRRRTVDGVLQSPVANLVCNFTPADSGKPALLTHDEVTTLFHEFGHGLHHLLTRVDHAGVSGINGVAWDAVELPSQFMENWCWEPEGLALISGHYESGEPLPQDLLEKMLAAKNFQSGLMMVRQLEFSLFDFELHATHGDGRSPLQVLEGVRDEVSVMRPPAYNRFPNSFAHIFAGGYAAGYYSYKWAEVLSADAFSKFEEDGVLNAETGRAFREAILARGGSQAPMVLFVDFRGREPSIDALLRHSGLSEDAAA
- a CDS encoding gamma carbonic anhydrase family protein is translated as MSVRKYQNHTPSLSKGAFVDASAVVIGDVEIGEDSSVWPLTVIRGDMHRIRIGARTSVQDGCVLHITHAGPFNPDGFPLLIGDDVTIAHKVMLHGCTVGSRVLIGMGSIVMDGAVVEDDVIIGAGSLVPPGKRLESGFLYVGSPVKQIRPLSDKENAFFTYSAANYVKLKDLHLAEGYETL